In Pelagibaculum spongiae, the following proteins share a genomic window:
- the hcp gene encoding hydroxylamine reductase gives MFCVQCEQTIRTPAGNGCSFAQGMCGKTAETSDLQDVLIYSLQGLSAWAIKARELGIIRQDIDVFAPKAFFATLTNVNFVPERIIGYARQAESFREALKVECREKGFDGELENPSANFKLAGDQEGMLAQASIALPNRGNGQVSEDIIGLRLLALYGLKGAAAYMEHAYVLGKTDDEIAGEYHHIMSWLATDPEEMGDLVKCSMDIGQLNYRVMAMLDAGETEAFGHPEPTQVNTKTIKGKAILVSGHDMVDLELILKQTEGKGINVYTHGEMLPGLAYPELKKYKHLVGNYGNAWQEQQSEFASFPGAIVMTSNCIIDPNVGSYADRLYTRSIVGWPGVVHLEGEDFSAVVERALELPGFEADEIEHMITIGFGRNALMAAAPTVLEKVKEGKISHFFLVGGCDGAKAGRDYYTEITQKAPKDSLILTLGCGKYKFNKLNFGDIEGIPRLLDIGQCNDSYSAIQLALALSEALDCGVNDLPLSIVLSWFEQKAIVVLLTLLSLGVKNILTGPEAPGFLTPNLIAILEKEFGLRTTTSAEADLDRILNAA, from the coding sequence ATGTTCTGCGTACAATGTGAGCAAACGATTCGTACTCCTGCTGGTAACGGCTGTTCTTTTGCACAGGGCATGTGCGGCAAAACAGCAGAGACTTCGGATCTGCAAGACGTACTGATTTACAGCCTGCAAGGCCTGTCAGCCTGGGCAATCAAGGCGCGTGAGCTGGGCATTATTCGCCAGGATATAGATGTTTTCGCACCTAAAGCATTCTTTGCCACTTTGACTAACGTTAACTTTGTTCCAGAGCGGATCATTGGTTACGCCCGTCAGGCAGAATCTTTCCGCGAAGCATTAAAAGTAGAGTGCCGTGAAAAAGGTTTTGACGGTGAGCTGGAAAATCCTTCTGCTAACTTCAAGCTGGCTGGCGATCAAGAAGGCATGTTGGCACAAGCTTCTATCGCGCTGCCAAATCGCGGTAACGGCCAAGTTTCTGAAGATATCATCGGCCTCCGTTTACTGGCTTTATACGGCCTGAAAGGCGCAGCTGCTTACATGGAGCATGCTTATGTTCTGGGTAAAACTGATGATGAAATTGCCGGTGAATACCACCACATCATGAGCTGGTTAGCGACTGACCCTGAAGAAATGGGTGATCTGGTTAAATGTTCTATGGACATCGGTCAGCTGAACTACCGTGTGATGGCCATGTTAGACGCTGGCGAGACTGAAGCTTTCGGTCATCCAGAGCCAACTCAGGTCAACACCAAAACTATTAAAGGTAAGGCAATTCTGGTTTCTGGCCACGACATGGTCGATTTAGAATTAATCCTTAAGCAAACTGAAGGCAAAGGCATTAACGTTTACACCCACGGTGAAATGTTGCCAGGCCTCGCTTACCCAGAACTGAAGAAATACAAGCACTTGGTAGGCAACTATGGTAACGCATGGCAAGAGCAGCAAAGTGAATTTGCTAGCTTCCCAGGCGCTATCGTAATGACTTCTAACTGCATCATCGATCCAAATGTCGGCAGTTACGCAGACCGTTTATACACTCGCAGCATTGTTGGCTGGCCGGGCGTAGTTCACTTGGAAGGCGAAGATTTCTCTGCAGTTGTCGAGCGCGCACTGGAATTGCCTGGCTTTGAAGCAGACGAAATCGAGCACATGATTACTATCGGTTTTGGTCGCAACGCTTTAATGGCTGCTGCACCGACCGTGTTGGAAAAAGTTAAAGAAGGCAAAATCAGCCACTTCTTCTTGGTTGGCGGCTGTGACGGCGCTAAAGCCGGTCGTGATTACTACACAGAAATCACTCAAAAGGCACCAAAAGATAGCCTGATTCTGACCTTGGGTTGCGGTAAGTACAAGTTCAACAAACTGAACTTTGGCGATATCGAAGGCATTCCACGTCTGTTAGACATTGGCCAGTGCAACGACTCTTACTCTGCTATTCAGCTGGCGCTGGCATTATCTGAAGCACTGGATTGCGGTGTTAATGACTTGCCATTGTCGATCGTACTGAGCTGGTTCGAGCAAAAAGCCATCGTAGTATTGTTAACGCTGCTGTCACTGGGTGTGAAGAACATTCTGACTGGCCCAGAAGCACCAGGCTTCCTGACGCCAAACCTGATCGCGATTCTTGAAAAAGAATTTGGTTTGCGCACAACGACTTCAGCAGAAGCTGATTTAGATCGCATTCTTAACGCGGCTTAA
- a CDS encoding hybrid-cluster NAD(P)-dependent oxidoreductase: MSTNSKQIVSADLFSATPWEKGEIELVCSRIDSQTHDVNTYWFRGIEATRFHFKPGQFVTLKLEIDGKPVYRSYTISSSPSRPYALGITIKQIPGGVVSNWLAENLKKGDKITAMGPEGQFNCIDTSAEKCLLLSAGSGITPMLSISQWLLDTAPENADIQFIHSARSEMDIICHWLLDDMAAKHANFQTEFVLEQEALCSAWSGLLDQDKLQAICPDWKTRNWFVCGPEGYMKAVKKMASDLGLPEGQYFEESFGGPQLEAAPVAVEEDTAKETTSFSLNVTNHGKLVQISEDQTILEALEKEGLPIIGACRQGICGSCKVTSSTAEVTSTSDVSLTPAEKEQGAFLACCSTLKSDGEMVL, from the coding sequence ATGAGCACCAACAGCAAACAGATCGTTAGCGCAGATTTATTTTCAGCGACACCTTGGGAAAAAGGTGAAATTGAACTGGTTTGCAGTCGCATAGATAGTCAGACTCATGATGTGAATACCTATTGGTTCCGTGGCATTGAAGCGACTCGGTTCCATTTCAAACCAGGCCAGTTTGTCACGCTAAAACTAGAGATTGACGGCAAGCCGGTTTATCGCAGTTATACCATTTCTTCGTCGCCTTCTCGCCCTTACGCACTCGGTATTACCATCAAGCAAATACCTGGCGGCGTAGTATCTAATTGGTTGGCTGAAAACCTGAAGAAAGGCGATAAAATTACTGCAATGGGCCCAGAAGGCCAGTTTAACTGCATCGACACTTCAGCTGAAAAATGCCTGCTGTTAAGTGCCGGTAGCGGCATTACACCGATGTTATCTATTAGCCAATGGCTGTTAGATACCGCACCTGAAAATGCCGACATTCAATTTATTCATTCGGCTCGCAGCGAAATGGACATTATTTGCCATTGGCTGTTAGACGACATGGCAGCAAAACATGCCAACTTCCAAACTGAATTTGTACTAGAACAAGAAGCACTTTGTTCAGCATGGAGCGGTTTACTAGACCAGGACAAATTGCAAGCTATCTGCCCAGATTGGAAAACCCGTAACTGGTTTGTTTGTGGCCCAGAAGGCTACATGAAAGCCGTTAAGAAAATGGCCAGTGATTTGGGATTACCTGAAGGCCAGTATTTTGAAGAAAGCTTTGGTGGGCCTCAGCTTGAAGCAGCGCCCGTTGCTGTTGAAGAAGATACTGCCAAAGAAACAACTAGCTTTAGCCTCAACGTAACCAATCATGGAAAACTGGTTCAGATTTCTGAAGACCAAACCATATTAGAAGCATTGGAAAAAGAAGGATTGCCAATTATTGGTGCTTGCCGCCAAGGCATTTGCGGTAGCTGTAAAGTTACATCTTCCACTGCTGAAGTTACTTCAACCAGCGATGTTTCATTAACGCCAGCAGAAAAAGAACAAGGCGCATTTTTAGCTTGTTGCTCAACGCTTAAGAGCGATGGCGAGATGGTTTTGTAA
- a CDS encoding carboxypeptidase M32 gives MTAYQQLSSRFHRLHQLSHLQAMVSWDGATMMPSGGNQARANAMAELGVIIHQQMAATDLSELFKQAKKESLEPWQAANLHEMHNSWQKTNVLPEDLVREKSLAGAKCEHEWRSQRGENNWAGFAENLKPVVELTRKEAEIRAKATGCSRYDALLNVFEPGMTTEKLDKIFGQVKSWLPELIQKVQQKQKAEALIQPLIVPQGPFPVAAQESLGRDVMGLLGFDFNRGRLDISMHPFCGGVPEDVRITTRYDEADFTQSLMGIVHETGHARYEQNLPLEWISQPVARARSMGIHESQSLFFEMQLGRHPGFLELILPKIKQHLTDQSALSLENLQTLYTQVNPGNIRVDADEVTYPAHVILRYEIEKALIEGEMEVDDIPAVWNQKMQQYLGLNTEGNFKDGPMQDIHWTDGAIGYFPSYTLGAMYAAQQFSTIRKQLPNVDQMIAKGDLAPIFDWLQQNIWSQASRYDTDTLIEKATGETLNPEYFRQHLENRYL, from the coding sequence ATGACTGCCTACCAGCAATTATCTTCCCGTTTTCATCGACTTCACCAATTATCCCATCTGCAAGCAATGGTTAGCTGGGATGGCGCAACTATGATGCCATCTGGCGGCAATCAAGCGCGCGCCAATGCAATGGCTGAACTGGGTGTAATCATCCATCAGCAAATGGCTGCAACAGATCTGAGTGAATTATTTAAGCAAGCCAAAAAAGAATCGCTAGAGCCATGGCAAGCGGCTAATTTGCATGAAATGCACAACAGCTGGCAGAAAACGAATGTACTGCCTGAAGATTTGGTGCGGGAAAAAAGTCTGGCAGGAGCAAAGTGTGAACATGAATGGCGCAGCCAGCGCGGTGAAAATAACTGGGCGGGTTTTGCTGAAAATCTTAAACCGGTGGTAGAGCTCACTCGAAAAGAAGCTGAAATCCGAGCTAAAGCAACTGGCTGCTCTCGCTATGATGCGCTGTTGAATGTATTTGAACCGGGCATGACCACTGAAAAACTGGATAAGATTTTTGGCCAAGTAAAAAGCTGGTTACCTGAACTGATTCAAAAGGTGCAGCAAAAGCAAAAAGCAGAAGCGCTTATTCAACCGCTAATAGTGCCGCAAGGCCCATTTCCTGTAGCAGCACAAGAATCTCTTGGTCGTGATGTAATGGGCTTGCTAGGTTTTGATTTTAATCGAGGCCGGTTGGACATCAGCATGCACCCTTTCTGTGGTGGTGTGCCGGAAGATGTGCGAATAACTACCCGTTATGATGAAGCCGATTTTACCCAGTCATTAATGGGAATTGTTCATGAAACCGGCCATGCACGTTATGAACAAAACTTGCCATTAGAATGGATTAGCCAGCCAGTGGCTCGTGCGCGTTCCATGGGAATTCACGAAAGCCAGTCGCTATTTTTTGAAATGCAATTAGGTCGCCATCCGGGTTTTCTGGAATTAATTTTACCTAAAATAAAGCAGCACTTAACCGATCAGTCAGCATTAAGCTTAGAAAATTTACAGACTTTATATACTCAGGTAAATCCAGGAAATATTCGAGTCGATGCCGATGAAGTAACTTATCCAGCGCATGTGATTTTGCGTTATGAAATTGAAAAAGCATTGATTGAAGGTGAAATGGAAGTCGATGATATTCCAGCTGTTTGGAATCAAAAAATGCAGCAGTATTTAGGGTTAAATACTGAGGGCAACTTTAAAGATGGCCCGATGCAAGATATCCATTGGACTGATGGTGCGATTGGTTATTTTCCAAGCTACACCTTAGGTGCGATGTATGCGGCACAGCAGTTTTCCACCATTCGAAAGCAGTTGCCGAATGTCGATCAGATGATTGCTAAGGGCGACCTAGCGCCAATTTTTGACTGGCTGCAGCAGAATATTTGGTCACAAGCTAGCCGTTATGACACCGATACCTTGATTGAAAAAGCGACTGGCGAAACGTTAAATCCGGAGTACTTTAGACAGCATTTGGAAAATCGGTATTTGTAA
- a CDS encoding TDE2712 family protein → MSIKLNMEVMELIHFFWQSSVDREKLSDLYINTIAGHPTMKPVYKDGLFTHETVRRALSAISNKERFHPECVAEGRFWNNTMWAVEDMKLMNAMMQPLKIMNLSELEGELEGDFEVVILPMHLDEYILKGNTLMINFFCIEGDKEGSPLKMEDVLLKEWIKSKLAAA, encoded by the coding sequence ATGTCGATTAAATTAAACATGGAAGTAATGGAGCTGATCCACTTCTTCTGGCAGTCCAGTGTTGACCGTGAAAAATTATCTGATTTGTACATCAACACCATTGCTGGCCACCCTACCATGAAGCCTGTGTATAAAGACGGGTTGTTTACTCATGAAACGGTACGCCGTGCACTGAGCGCTATCAGCAATAAAGAGCGTTTCCACCCAGAGTGTGTTGCAGAAGGTCGTTTCTGGAACAACACCATGTGGGCTGTGGAAGATATGAAGCTGATGAACGCTATGATGCAGCCATTAAAAATCATGAATCTGAGTGAGCTGGAAGGTGAACTTGAAGGCGATTTTGAAGTTGTGATTCTGCCAATGCACCTTGATGAATACATTTTGAAAGGCAATACGCTGATGATTAATTTCTTCTGTATCGAAGGCGATAAAGAAGGTAGCCCTTTGAAGATGGAAGACGTTTTACTGAAAGAATGGATCAAGAGCAAGCTGGCTGCAGCTTAA